The genomic DNA CAGTTGGGCATGGACAAGAAGGATCTGAAGGCGGTGCCCGCGCAGACCCTCGGCACCATGGGCGCGAGCCCGATGGAGATGGCCGGCGTCTACGCCACCCTCGACAACCACGGCAAGAAGGTCACCCCGGCGCTCATCAAGTCGGTCGCCCACAACACGCGCACGGTCACCATGCCGAACCCGATCGGCGCCCAGGTCATCCCGCGCGAGGCAGCCGACACGGTGTCCTCGGTGCTGACCGGTGTGGTCGACGACGGTACGGCGAAGAAGTCGGTGGCCGAGAACAGCAAGCGCGACGGCCAGCAGGTCGCGGGCAAGACGGGTACGTCCGACAGCAACCTGTCGGCCTGGTTCACGGGGTACACGCCCGACCTGGTCACTTCGGTGGGCCTGTTCGGCGAGGACGCGAAGAGCCACGCCCAGGTCTCGCTGACCGGCGCGACCGGCCTGATCACCGCGGGCGGCGGCCGTGTCAACGGTGGTGGCTATCCGGCGCAGATCTGGGCGACGTACATGTTCGGAGTGACCGCGGCGAACACCAAGTTCGACCTGGACACCGACCAGGGCGCGGCCGTCGAGCCGGACTACACGCCGACGGCGACCCCGACACCCACCCCGACACCCACCCCGACGCCCACGACGAAGAGTCCGTCGCCGACCCCGACGACGGAGTCGCCCACCCCGACGCCGACCCCCACACCGACCCCGACACCCACCCCGACGCCGACGACCAGTCCGCCGACGACACCGAGCGACGACGACACGGACAATCCGTTCGGCCAGCTCGACCAGTAGGCGGGTCACACGGACGAAAGGGCGCCCGGCACGAAGCCGGGCGCCCTTTCGGGTACCGCGAGGCGAACTCGCGTACCGCTACTCGAAGTTCGCGGCGATCCGGTCGCCCAGTTCCTTGTCCACGTTCTGCCAGTACTGCAGGGCGCGGTCGAGGACCGAGCGGGACACGTCGGCCTTCAGATGGCCGCTGATGTTCGAGACGAGGCGGTCGCGGGCCGCGTCGTCGAGGACCTCGCGGACCATCGTGCCGGCCTGGCCGAAGTCGTCGTCCTCGCGGTGCAACTTCGTTGCCTCGCGCACGAGTTCACCGGCGGTCTGCCAGCTCGCCGGGTCACCGAACTGCCCGTGGTCGGCCGCGGGGCCGCCGTAGGAGTTCGGGGCGTACGGCCGGGCCGCGTTGGACGCCTCGTAGCGCATCGGGCCGTCCTTGGCGTACGAGTTGACGGGGGAGTGCGGCCGATTGGGCGGCAGTTGGGCGTAGTTGGGGCCGATCCGGTACCGGTGGGTGTCCGGGTACGAGAACAGCCGGCCCAGCAGCATCTTGTCCGGCGAGGGGCCGATTCCCGGCACCAGGTTCGAGGGCTCGAAGGCGGCCTGCTCGATGTGGACGAAGTAGTCGTCCGGGTTCCGGTTCAGGGTCATGCGGCCGACGTCGATCAGCGGGTAGTCCCCGTGCGGCCAGACCTTCGTCAGGTCGAAGGGGTTGAAGCGGTAGTCCGCCGCGTCCTCGAACGGCATGATCTGGACCTTCAGGCTCCAGCTCGGCGCGTTCCCGGACTCGATCGACTCGTGCAGGTCCCGGCGGTGCTTGTCGCCGTCGGACCCGGCCAGCTCGTCTGCCTCGGCCTGGGTGAGGTACTCGACGCCCTGGTCGGTCTTGAAGTGGTACTTCACCCAGAACCGCTCACCGGCGCCGTTGATCCACATGTAGGTGTGGGAGCTGTAGCCGTTCATGTGGCGGTACGTCTTCGGGATGCCCCGGTCGCCCATCAGCCAGGTCACCTGGTGCGCCGACTCCGGGGAGAGGGTCCAGAAGTCCCACTGCATGTCGTTGCTGCGCAGCCCGGTCGCCGGGTGGCGCTTCTGCGAGCGGATGAAGTCCTGGAACTTGATGGTGTCCCGGACGAAGAAGACCGGGGTGTTGTTGCCCACCATGTCGTAATTGCCGTGTTCCGTATAGAACTTGAGGGCGAAGCCGCGCGGGTCGCGCCAGGTGTCGGGCGAGCCCTGCTCACCGGCCACGGTGGAGAACCGGGCCAGCATCTCGGTGCGTTTGCCGGGCTGGAAGAGGTCGGCCCGGGTGAACTGGCTGACGTCGTTGGTGACTTCGAAGAAGCCGTACGCGCCGCTGCCCTTGGCGTGCACCACCCGCTCGGGGACCCGTTCCCGGTTGAACTGGGCCATCTTCTCGATGAGGTAGTGGTCCTGGAGCAGGATCGGGCCGTCGGGTCCGACGGTGAGCGAGTGTTCGTCGCTCTCCACCGGGATGCCGACGTTGTTCGTGGTGTACGGAGCGTGCTGGGGTGCCTGCGTCACGAGCGTCCTCCTGTTCGGAAGAAAGTAGGTCGCTTTCGCTTCGCGTACCCCAGCAGTCAACTCCGACGCCGGTACGTCGGCAACTTTTGGACGGTGTCTAATTCCGGTTCAGTTCGAACCAGACCACCTTTCCGGTGCTGAGCCGGGTGGCTCCCCACCGACGGGCCAGTCTGTTGACCAGATACAGCCCGCGTCCGCCCTCGTCCGTGGCCCGCGCCTGGCGCAGCCGCGGCAACTGGGGCACGTCGTCGCCGACCTCGCAGCGCAGCACGTCGGTCCGCAGCAGACGCAGCGTGACCGGCCGGGACGCGTACCGCACGGCGTTCGTCACGACCTCGCTGACCAGCAGCTCGACGGAGTCGCTCATGTCCTCCATGCCCCAGCGGGCCAGCGCGCGCCGGGCGAGCCGGCGGGCCTGACCGGGCGCCGAGTCCTCCGGGTCGAGGAACCAGTACGCCACGTCGCTCGGCGCGATCCCGTCGAAGCGGGCGGCGAGCAGCGCGATGTCGTCGTCCCGGTCACCCGGGCCGAGCATGTCGAGCACCTCGTCGCACAGGGCCTCGAGGGGCGGCGGATGATCGGGTCCGGTGAGCTGCGCGACCGCGGCGAGCTTCTCGCGCAACTGCTCTATCCCGGTCCACACGTCCCGCAGGCGCGACTCGACCAGCCCGTCCGTGTACAGCAGCAGCGTCGCTCCGGCCGGCGCGTCCAGCTCCACGGCCTCGAAGTCGACCCCGCCGACCCCGATCGGGGCGCCGGGCGGCACCCGCAGGACCTCGGCCCGGCCGCCCAGGTGCAGCAGCACCGGCGGCGGGTGTCCCGCGTTGGCGATGGTGATGCGGTGCGACACCGGGTCGTAGACCGCGTAGAGGCAGGTCGCCATGCGGTCGGTGCCCAGCCGCTGGGCCTGTTCGTCGAGGTGGTGCAGGACCTCCTGCGGGGGCAGGTCCAGGCCCGCCAACGTCTGTGCGGTGGTGCGGAGTTGGCCCATGATCGCGGCCGAGGTCATGGAGTGGCCCATGACGTCGCCGACGACCAGGGCGACCCGGCTGCCGGGCAGCGGGATCGCGTCGTACCAGTCGCCGCCGACGCGTGCCGTCTCGGCGGCCGGCAGATACCGGGACGCCAGCCGTACGCCGGTGGGGCGCGGCAGGGTCTCGGGGAGCATGGTGCGCTGGAGCTCGTCGGCGATGTACGCCTCACGGCCGTAGAGCACGGCCTTGTCGATGCCCAGGGCGCTGTGCGTGGCGAGTTGGGCGGCGACGAGGAGGTCGTCGGCCTCGAACGCCATGCGCTCGGGGCGGCGCAGGAAGAGCGCGGCGCCGATCACCCGGCGCCGGCCGCGCAGCGGTGCGAGGATCGCGCGCTGGCCGGCCGGGACGATCAACTCGCCGCCCTCGCCGAGGAGTTCGGGCAGTGCGGCGCGTGCGGCCGGGGAGTCGGCGAACACGGGACGCACGCCCCGCAGCACCTCGTTGAGCGCGCCGCCGGGGCGTACCTCGCACAACTCGGCGGTGACCGCGGACAGTTCGGAGGGCTGCTCCGGCTGTATCGCGGGCATGAAGCCGTTCTCCGTGTCCCGCTCCTCGGGGATCCGGTCGGTGCGGCGCAGCCGCAGCACGACGGGACCCGTGGGCCGTTCGTCGCCCACGGGCAGCGGGTCGCGCAGATAGACCAGGATCGCGTCCGAGAACGTCGGCACGGTCGCCCGGCACAGCCCCATGACGATCTCGTCGAGATCGATGCCGCGGGCGATCCGCCGGGTCGCGGCGCCCACGAAGCGCAGCCGGTCCCCGTCCCGCCGCATGGGCATGGGACCGCCGGGCGGCAGCCCCTGGCCCGTACGGCGCTCCTTGGCGGCGGCGTCGGAGACCTCGCCGCCCGGCTGGGCGGGGATGCCGTCGGGCGCGGGGCGCGGGCGATGGGTGTCGGGTTCGGCGGCCGAGGGCTGGGAGTGCTCGGAGCCGGCTGCGGCCGTATCGGGCTCGGGCTTCACAGGGGTACCTGTCGGGTCCTTCCCCTTGGCTCGGGACGTGCTCGTACCCGGCGCCGGAGGCGGCTCACCGGTGCGTGCCTGTGCCGGTAAACCGGCTCCACCGGACGCCCTGGACGGCGTCGAGGTGTGCAGGAGCGCCCCGCGGGGGTCTGCGGGGTCGGCGCCGCCGGGGCGCTCGAAGGAGGTGGGGTGCTCCGTCACGCGTGTCGAATCCGTCCGTCCGGGACCGCACGCGATACGTGCGGATCGTCCCGCCGAAATGCCGATACCCGGAATACGTGCCCCAGGAACGGAATTCCCGCGTGGTCAGAGGCTGTTCCTGTGCCACCGGCGGACCGGCGGCCCGCTCCGGTGTCGCCCTGATACCCCTCGCTCACGTCCTGCCGCCCCTCGGTGACGTCTGGTCAGTCCCGGTACATGCCCCGGGAGTTGTGCGGTGCCCTTGCGGAGGACGATCCTACGGTTGCGCACCGGGGGCGCATCAAGGGTCTCATGTGGACATGTGCGCGGGGGTGCGGTCCCAGTCCTCCGGAAGTGAAGGTACAGCCCAGGACGGATCCGGGCGCCAGTGCTGCCAGCCGTCCGCGAACGGCGCCCCCCACGCACGGATCGTCTCGACCGCCGACCAGCCCGCTTTCCGCACCCGCTCGGCGAGTTGGGGATCCATCAGCCCGTCCCGCTGGGCCTGCGCGAACTCGTCCTCGTCGAGCCAGCGCCAACTGCGGTCCGGGTGAACGGAGATGTCCAGGAAGTGATCCACCGAGTCCACTCCGCCGTCCCAACGGAGCTGCGGTTCCTCAAGGTTCACGTACCAGTTCTTGAACTGCCATCCGGGTTCCCAGAAAAGCCACACCGACCAGGGCTCACCGGGCCGGGCCAGCTTCAGCACCCCGGTCCCGAACCAGTGGTCGCGCTGGACCGTGCGCGGCTTGGTGTACCGGGTCTCCAGCGGCTCCCCGTGCACCGAGGTACCGTCCGCGAGCACCGGCTTCACACACTCCGTGCCGGGCGCCATCCAGACGGCGAGCATCTCCTCGTCGTCCCGGACGACGGTCACGGGCCGGGCGATGTGGAAACGGTTGCCCGCGTTCTCCCGATAACGCCACAGGATCTGATCCCCGGGCGCCCAGAAGGCCGTAGACGTACCCGCTTCCACCGCTCGTACCGCTCCACCGTCTGCCATGAAGAGATATTAGGTGCCCCGGGCATACGACGCTGCGGCGCGCGTCACGGTTCTCGCCCTGGCGACAATTGGTTACGGACGCGTCATCCGCAGGACATCGAGGGCTTCGTCGAGTTGGACGACGGTCAGGTCACCGCGCTCCACATAGCCGTTCTCCAGCACGACTTGGCGGATCGTCTTGCGTTCCGCCAGTGCTTTCTTGGCCACCTTGGCGGCCTCCTCGTACCCGATGTACTTGTTCAGCGGGGTGACGACGGACGGCGACGACTCGGCGTACTCACGCGCGCGCTCCCGGTGAGCGACGATCCCGTCCACGGTCCGGTCGGCGAGCAGCCGCGAGACGTTCGCAAGCAGCCGGATGGACTCCAGAACATTCCTGGCGATCACCGGCAGCATCACATTGAGCTCGAAGTTGCCCGCGGCCCCGGCGGTGGCGACGGTCGCGTCATTGCCCACGACCTGCGCGGCGACCATCAGCACGGCCTCCGGAATCACCGGATTGACCTTGCCGGGCATGATCGAGGACCCCGGCTGCAGATCGGGCAGCGAGATCTCGGACAGCCCGGTGCGCGGCCCGGACGCCATCCACCGCAGATCGTTCGCGATCTTCGTCAGCCCTACGGCGATGGTCCGCAACTGCCCGCTGGTCTCGACGATCCCGTCCCGGGCACCCTGCGCCTCGAAGTGGTCCCGCGCCTCGGTCAACGGCAGCCCGGTGACGAGGGCGACCTCCGCGATCACGGCGGCGGAGAAACCGGGCGGGGTGTTGATCCCGGTCCCGACGGCGGTCCCGCCGAGCGGCAGCTCGGCGAGCCGGGGCAGCGAGGCCTGCAACCGCTCGACGCCGTACCGCACTTGGGCCGCGTACCCGCCGAACTCCTGCCCCAGCGTCACCGGCGTGGCATCCATCAGATGGGTCCGCCCGGACTTCACGACATCGGAGAACTCGATGGACTTGCGCGACAGCGCGCCCGCGAGATGCTCCAGGGCGGGGATCAGGTCGTGGATCACGGCACCGGTGGCCGCGATGTGAATGCTGGACGGGAAGACGTCGTTGGAGGACTGCGAGGCGTTGACGTGATCATTGGGATGCACATCCCGCCCGAGCCGCTCGGTCGCGAGGGTCGCGATCACCTCGTTGGTGTTCATGTTGGACGAGGTCCCGGACCCGGTCTGGAACACGTCGATCGGGAAGTGCTCGTCCCACGCCCCGCCGGCCACCTCACGGGCCGCCTCCTGGATCGCCTCCGCGATGTCCTTGTCCAGCACGCCCAGCTCGGCGTTCACCTTGGCGGCGGCACCCTTGATGCGGGCCAGCGCCTCGATGTGGGCCCGTTCGATGCGCTGCCCCGAGATCGGGAAGTTCTCCACCGCCCGCTGGGTCTGCGCCCGCCACTTCGCGTCGACCGGAACCCGCACCTCCCCCATCGAATCGTGCTCGATACGGAACGGACCCACTGTCTGACCGTCGGCCATCGCCGATCACCTCCTGTGGGGGACAGCATCGCGGACACGTCCCGTGTTCCCACGCCAGGCGACGGAAACGGAGTGTTCCGGGGCGGCGGTGGCCTGAGGTGCGCGGGTGAGTGGTCCGGGCCGGTGCGGACGGGATTTCCGCCCACCTCGGAGCACGCCTGCGCCGCGCGCGGGTGGGCGGCGGCCGGCAACGGGCTGCGGTAGTCGTCCGACCGGTGCCCGGGATGCCGTACGACCTGGGCGTCCCGGGCGCGACGCGCTCGGTACGGGCGTCCCGGGCACAGGCCTCGGAGCTGGGCAGCACCCCCTGGCAAGCGCCGCCCCGGCAGGAGGCGGCCGCGTGCCGCCCCGCCGCCCCCGCATCGCGATCGAGGACGTCGGCGGCACCGGCGGTGACCGCGATGGTGGTGGCCATCGCGGCGAGGGCGAGGGCGAGGGCGACGGGGGCGTGGGTGGGGGCACGCGGCCGATGGGGCCGTAGGGACGGTCGTGAAGGGGGGGTGACCTGGCGTTCCCCGACGGGATGTACGGGA from Streptomyces sp. NBC_01478 includes the following:
- a CDS encoding catalase, translated to MTQAPQHAPYTTNNVGIPVESDEHSLTVGPDGPILLQDHYLIEKMAQFNRERVPERVVHAKGSGAYGFFEVTNDVSQFTRADLFQPGKRTEMLARFSTVAGEQGSPDTWRDPRGFALKFYTEHGNYDMVGNNTPVFFVRDTIKFQDFIRSQKRHPATGLRSNDMQWDFWTLSPESAHQVTWLMGDRGIPKTYRHMNGYSSHTYMWINGAGERFWVKYHFKTDQGVEYLTQAEADELAGSDGDKHRRDLHESIESGNAPSWSLKVQIMPFEDAADYRFNPFDLTKVWPHGDYPLIDVGRMTLNRNPDDYFVHIEQAAFEPSNLVPGIGPSPDKMLLGRLFSYPDTHRYRIGPNYAQLPPNRPHSPVNSYAKDGPMRYEASNAARPYAPNSYGGPAADHGQFGDPASWQTAGELVREATKLHREDDDFGQAGTMVREVLDDAARDRLVSNISGHLKADVSRSVLDRALQYWQNVDKELGDRIAANFE
- a CDS encoding SpoIIE family protein phosphatase, with the translated sequence MTEHPTSFERPGGADPADPRGALLHTSTPSRASGGAGLPAQARTGEPPPAPGTSTSRAKGKDPTGTPVKPEPDTAAAGSEHSQPSAAEPDTHRPRPAPDGIPAQPGGEVSDAAAKERRTGQGLPPGGPMPMRRDGDRLRFVGAATRRIARGIDLDEIVMGLCRATVPTFSDAILVYLRDPLPVGDERPTGPVVLRLRRTDRIPEERDTENGFMPAIQPEQPSELSAVTAELCEVRPGGALNEVLRGVRPVFADSPAARAALPELLGEGGELIVPAGQRAILAPLRGRRRVIGAALFLRRPERMAFEADDLLVAAQLATHSALGIDKAVLYGREAYIADELQRTMLPETLPRPTGVRLASRYLPAAETARVGGDWYDAIPLPGSRVALVVGDVMGHSMTSAAIMGQLRTTAQTLAGLDLPPQEVLHHLDEQAQRLGTDRMATCLYAVYDPVSHRITIANAGHPPPVLLHLGGRAEVLRVPPGAPIGVGGVDFEAVELDAPAGATLLLYTDGLVESRLRDVWTGIEQLREKLAAVAQLTGPDHPPPLEALCDEVLDMLGPGDRDDDIALLAARFDGIAPSDVAYWFLDPEDSAPGQARRLARRALARWGMEDMSDSVELLVSEVVTNAVRYASRPVTLRLLRTDVLRCEVGDDVPQLPRLRQARATDEGGRGLYLVNRLARRWGATRLSTGKVVWFELNRN
- the fomD gene encoding cytidylyl-2-hydroxypropylphosphonate hydrolase, which codes for MADGGAVRAVEAGTSTAFWAPGDQILWRYRENAGNRFHIARPVTVVRDDEEMLAVWMAPGTECVKPVLADGTSVHGEPLETRYTKPRTVQRDHWFGTGVLKLARPGEPWSVWLFWEPGWQFKNWYVNLEEPQLRWDGGVDSVDHFLDISVHPDRSWRWLDEDEFAQAQRDGLMDPQLAERVRKAGWSAVETIRAWGAPFADGWQHWRPDPSWAVPSLPEDWDRTPAHMST
- a CDS encoding class II fumarate hydratase gives rise to the protein MADGQTVGPFRIEHDSMGEVRVPVDAKWRAQTQRAVENFPISGQRIERAHIEALARIKGAAAKVNAELGVLDKDIAEAIQEAAREVAGGAWDEHFPIDVFQTGSGTSSNMNTNEVIATLATERLGRDVHPNDHVNASQSSNDVFPSSIHIAATGAVIHDLIPALEHLAGALSRKSIEFSDVVKSGRTHLMDATPVTLGQEFGGYAAQVRYGVERLQASLPRLAELPLGGTAVGTGINTPPGFSAAVIAEVALVTGLPLTEARDHFEAQGARDGIVETSGQLRTIAVGLTKIANDLRWMASGPRTGLSEISLPDLQPGSSIMPGKVNPVIPEAVLMVAAQVVGNDATVATAGAAGNFELNVMLPVIARNVLESIRLLANVSRLLADRTVDGIVAHRERAREYAESSPSVVTPLNKYIGYEEAAKVAKKALAERKTIRQVVLENGYVERGDLTVVQLDEALDVLRMTRP